Proteins from a single region of Weeksella virosa DSM 16922:
- a CDS encoding ribonucleoside-diphosphate reductase subunit alpha, with amino-acid sequence MYVIKRNGKQEAVHFDKITARIHKLVYGLSVDEKDVIEIAKKVIQGIYDNVTTTELDNLAAETAATYTTVHPDFAVLAARISVSNLHKNTLKSFSKTAKLLYDYIDPVTNTRAPLLSEETYDIIRNNADEIDSSIIYDRDYNFDYFGFKTLERSYLIRTNGKVTERPQHLFMRVALGIHKQDIKAAIETYNLMSEKWFIHATPTLFNSGTPKPQMSSCFLLSMTEDSIVGIFDTLKRCALISQSAGGIGLSIHNVRATGSYIKGTGGISNGIIPMLRVYNDTARYVDQGGGKRKGAIAVYLEPWHADIFDFLNLRKNHGKEEMRARDLFPALWIPDLFMQRVEENADWSLFDPNEAPGLYDVYGSSFEELYQHYENDGIFRKKVKARELWNAILEAQIETGTPYMCYKDAANEKSNQKNIGVIRSSNLCTEIMEYTSADEVAVCNLASLALPRYVSENGFDFQKLYEVTKIVTRNLNKVIDGNYYPVPETENSNFKHRPIGLGVQGLADVFLLLRMPFESEKARQLNKDIFETIYYAAMESSMELAKEEGAYESFKGSPLSEGKFQFDLWNVQPSDRWDWKGLRKNVMEFGVRNSLLVAPMPTASTSQILGNNECFEPYTSNIYNRRVLSGEFVVVNKHLIKDLIELNLWDARMKNKLIAENGSVQNIEEIPANLKELYKTVWEIKQKTIIDMAADRGAFICQSQSLNLFMAEPNMAKLTSMHFYAWKSGLKTGMYYLRTKAAADAIKFTVEKVQSSEDKQVDISCSLDNPDECIVCGS; translated from the coding sequence ATGTATGTAATAAAAAGAAACGGAAAACAGGAAGCTGTACATTTTGATAAGATTACTGCACGGATTCATAAATTAGTCTACGGACTTTCTGTAGATGAGAAAGACGTAATCGAAATAGCCAAGAAAGTGATTCAGGGCATTTATGACAATGTAACTACGACCGAACTCGATAACCTTGCTGCCGAAACTGCGGCTACCTATACCACGGTACACCCCGATTTTGCAGTACTGGCTGCACGTATTTCCGTCAGTAATTTGCACAAGAATACGCTAAAATCCTTTTCTAAAACAGCTAAATTGCTGTATGACTATATCGATCCGGTAACCAATACGCGAGCACCTTTATTGTCTGAGGAAACTTATGATATCATCCGCAACAATGCTGATGAAATTGACAGCAGTATCATCTACGACCGAGATTATAACTTTGATTATTTCGGTTTCAAAACACTGGAGCGCTCTTATCTCATCCGTACCAACGGCAAAGTAACCGAACGTCCACAACACTTGTTTATGCGGGTGGCTTTAGGAATCCATAAACAAGATATCAAAGCTGCTATCGAAACCTATAACCTGATGAGCGAAAAATGGTTCATCCACGCTACACCTACGCTATTCAATTCAGGAACGCCCAAGCCACAAATGTCGTCATGCTTTCTATTGAGTATGACTGAAGATAGTATTGTAGGGATTTTTGATACCCTAAAACGTTGCGCCTTGATTTCGCAGTCGGCAGGTGGTATTGGCTTGAGCATTCATAATGTAAGGGCAACAGGCAGTTACATCAAGGGCACAGGCGGTATTTCTAATGGAATTATCCCGATGCTAAGAGTGTATAACGATACGGCACGTTATGTGGATCAGGGCGGTGGTAAACGCAAAGGAGCGATAGCCGTCTATTTGGAACCGTGGCACGCCGATATCTTTGATTTCTTGAACCTTCGTAAAAACCACGGCAAGGAAGAAATGCGGGCAAGAGATCTATTTCCAGCATTGTGGATCCCTGATCTGTTTATGCAACGAGTAGAAGAAAATGCCGATTGGTCTTTGTTTGATCCAAATGAAGCTCCTGGTTTGTACGATGTGTATGGAAGCTCGTTTGAAGAACTTTATCAACACTATGAAAACGATGGGATATTCCGTAAAAAAGTGAAAGCCCGAGAGTTGTGGAATGCTATACTCGAAGCACAGATAGAAACAGGAACACCCTATATGTGCTACAAAGATGCTGCAAACGAGAAGTCTAATCAAAAAAATATTGGAGTAATTCGCAGCTCCAATCTTTGCACCGAAATAATGGAATACACGAGTGCCGATGAGGTGGCGGTGTGTAACCTCGCATCGCTAGCATTGCCTCGATATGTTTCCGAAAATGGTTTTGACTTTCAGAAATTGTATGAAGTCACCAAAATAGTTACTCGGAATCTTAACAAAGTGATAGACGGGAATTACTATCCTGTACCCGAAACTGAAAATTCCAATTTCAAACATCGTCCGATTGGATTAGGTGTACAAGGACTGGCAGATGTGTTTCTGTTGTTGCGGATGCCTTTTGAAAGTGAGAAAGCACGACAACTGAATAAAGATATTTTTGAAACGATATACTATGCAGCAATGGAGAGCTCCATGGAACTGGCGAAGGAAGAAGGAGCTTACGAAAGTTTTAAGGGATCGCCACTTTCCGAAGGAAAGTTTCAGTTTGATTTATGGAATGTACAGCCATCAGACCGTTGGGATTGGAAAGGTTTACGTAAAAATGTAATGGAATTTGGCGTACGCAATTCCCTGTTAGTGGCTCCGATGCCTACAGCTTCTACTTCTCAGATATTAGGCAACAATGAATGTTTTGAACCTTATACTAGTAACATTTATAACAGGCGTGTACTTTCAGGTGAGTTTGTAGTGGTCAATAAGCATTTAATAAAAGACCTGATAGAGTTAAACCTTTGGGACGCCCGAATGAAAAACAAGTTGATTGCCGAGAATGGCTCTGTTCAAAATATTGAGGAAATTCCCGCTAACTTAAAAGAACTGTACAAGACTGTTTGGGAGATTAAACAGAAAACCATCATTGATATGGCTGCCGATAGGGGTGCATTTATCTGTCAGTCCCAATCGCTCAACCTATTTATGGCAGAACCCAATATGGCAAAGCTGACTTCGATGCACTTCTATGCTTGGAAAAGCGGATTGAAAACAGGTATGTATTACCTGCGCACTAAAGCAGCGGCAGATGCTATCAAATTCACAGTAGAAAAAGTACAATCATCGGAAGACAAACAAGTGGATATTTCCTGCTCGTTGGACAATCCCGACGAGTGTATTGTCTGTGGAAGCTAA
- a CDS encoding superoxide dismutase: MKITQTLPELPYDTNALNPIITEETFDYHYGKHHAAYVNNLAGLVKNTPLETATVEEIIQKGFAENNAGLFNNAAQHWNHSFFWHCLSPNGGKAPQGRIAELINRDFGSFEEFQNKFSETAIKLFGAGWAWLAQNDQGLLEIVPMKDAHTPLTENKTPILTLDVWEHAYYIDYRNARPKFVEGFWEIVNWDFANKNLK, translated from the coding sequence ATGAAAATTACACAAACATTACCAGAACTTCCGTACGACACAAACGCACTGAATCCGATTATCACGGAGGAAACATTTGACTACCATTACGGAAAACATCACGCCGCGTATGTAAACAATCTTGCAGGGTTGGTAAAAAACACTCCTCTTGAAACCGCTACCGTAGAGGAAATCATACAAAAGGGATTTGCAGAAAACAATGCGGGACTGTTCAATAATGCTGCACAGCATTGGAACCACAGTTTTTTTTGGCATTGTCTTTCGCCAAATGGCGGTAAAGCACCGCAAGGAAGAATAGCCGAACTTATCAATCGTGACTTCGGCAGTTTTGAAGAATTTCAAAATAAATTTTCGGAAACAGCAATCAAGTTATTCGGAGCAGGATGGGCATGGCTGGCACAAAATGACCAAGGTCTATTAGAGATCGTACCGATGAAAGATGCCCATACCCCTTTGACCGAAAACAAAACTCCTATCCTCACGCTGGACGTATGGGAACACGCTTATTATATCGACTACCGCAATGCCCGTCCAAAGTTTGTTGAAGGGTTTTGGGAAATCGTCAACTGGGATTTTGCTAACAAAAATTTAAAATAA
- a CDS encoding YceI family protein, whose amino-acid sequence MNKKIIYFILMVSCFLIGCQKANKKISKLEPIPSSVKIEWTAYKTTEKIPVKGEFGKISLDNLGNGSTIDSIMNKANFRIDAFNLKTGDVGRDNKIKETFFGLMNEPGIISGQFIVNNGNWFVQLKMNGITIKQIPAKVNYENQFMTLNTKIELIDFKALKALETLNEVCYDLHKGKDGVSKTWETVDVIATMKFKNISQNE is encoded by the coding sequence ATGAATAAAAAAATTATTTATTTCATCCTCATGGTTAGCTGCTTTTTAATAGGCTGTCAGAAAGCTAATAAGAAAATATCAAAATTAGAGCCTATCCCCTCTAGTGTAAAGATTGAATGGACTGCCTATAAAACGACCGAAAAAATTCCTGTAAAAGGTGAGTTTGGCAAAATTAGTTTAGATAATCTTGGCAACGGGAGCACAATAGATAGTATAATGAACAAAGCTAATTTTAGAATTGATGCTTTCAATTTGAAAACGGGTGATGTCGGTAGAGACAATAAAATAAAAGAGACATTCTTTGGATTGATGAACGAGCCAGGCATTATTTCGGGACAGTTTATTGTTAATAATGGTAACTGGTTTGTACAATTAAAAATGAACGGAATAACGATAAAACAGATCCCAGCCAAAGTGAATTACGAGAATCAATTTATGACCTTAAACACTAAAATTGAATTGATTGATTTTAAAGCACTGAAAGCTCTAGAAACTCTAAATGAGGTTTGTTATGATTTGCATAAAGGCAAGGACGGTGTGAGTAAAACTTGGGAAACAGTAGATGTTATAGCTACAATGAAATTTAAGAATATCTCTCAAAATGAATGA
- a CDS encoding HipA N-terminal domain-containing protein, giving the protein MKETNLFEKIFPYVIRRTPNVQVFSEFEGETFRGLPPMTADSLPDFFGNIVSKEWLESTHKDISVITPLEQLTYVGKRGMGALEFSSAKEIKSNQSIDVEEITEVVKKVLDLKLQ; this is encoded by the coding sequence ATGAAAGAAACTAATTTATTTGAGAAAATATTCCCTTATGTTATTCGAAGAACTCCTAACGTACAAGTATTTTCTGAATTTGAAGGGGAAACTTTTCGAGGACTACCTCCTATGACTGCAGATTCTTTACCTGATTTTTTTGGAAACATTGTTTCTAAAGAATGGCTTGAATCTACTCATAAAGACATAAGTGTAATCACGCCTTTAGAGCAGCTTACTTATGTAGGTAAAAGAGGAATGGGAGCTTTAGAATTTTCTTCTGCCAAAGAAATTAAATCAAATCAGAGTATTGATGTAGAAGAAATAACGGAAGTGGTAAAGAAAGTGCTAGATTTAAAACTTCAATAG
- a CDS encoding type II toxin-antitoxin system HipA family toxin, protein MEEKGLSDIALLKIFKIGTSAGGARPKILVSENKNTGHLIHGDLETSDDYNHYLIKLSVDEDQGYSKEKIEYIYYQISTSIGIKMMPSKLIDDKHFATLRFDRQNGQKQHILTASGMTGWDFKKPENSSYENLFKLAVELKLPHKNIQQLYKRMVFNLVFSNIDDHLKNFSFIYDIERDGWNLAPAYDLTYPLDALKNYLRISRAMSINGKRTDINREDLLLIADYNTPQNTDHGLS, encoded by the coding sequence ATAGAAGAAAAAGGATTAAGCGATATCGCATTACTAAAGATTTTCAAAATTGGAACTTCGGCTGGTGGTGCACGACCTAAAATTTTAGTTTCTGAAAACAAAAATACAGGACATCTTATTCATGGTGATTTGGAAACTTCGGATGATTACAATCATTATTTAATCAAACTTTCTGTTGATGAAGATCAAGGTTATTCGAAAGAGAAAATAGAATACATTTATTATCAAATTTCGACTTCTATCGGAATTAAAATGATGCCTTCTAAATTGATTGATGATAAACACTTTGCAACATTACGTTTTGACCGTCAAAATGGGCAGAAACAACATATTTTAACTGCTTCTGGAATGACTGGTTGGGATTTTAAAAAGCCTGAAAACTCCTCTTATGAAAATCTTTTTAAGTTAGCTGTAGAATTAAAACTTCCGCATAAAAACATTCAACAATTGTATAAACGAATGGTTTTTAATCTTGTTTTCTCTAATATTGATGACCATTTAAAGAATTTTTCATTTATCTATGATATAGAAAGAGACGGATGGAATTTAGCTCCCGCCTATGATTTAACCTATCCATTAGATGCTTTAAAAAATTATTTACGAATTTCGAGAGCAATGTCTATCAATGGAAAACGAACTGATATTAACCGAGAAGATTTATTATTAATAGCAGATTATAATACTCCCCAAAATACGGATCACGGGTTAAGTTGA
- a CDS encoding peroxiredoxin: MCNSVKKLISSQQAQFVQKGILSIGDKLPDFSKKAVITTENGMEITDINQSHASQQGKWTVLFWWPKDFTFVCPTEIIEFDNSNAAFAERNAVVIGASTDSEFVHLGWRQNHPDLANLTIPMLADTSKSLAEDMGILDCNEKVAYRATFIIDPKGIIQWVSVYPMSVGRNVDEVLRVLDALQTDELTGCGWTPGQKTVTAKLKEGNAK; encoded by the coding sequence ATGTGCAATTCAGTAAAGAAACTTATCAGTAGCCAACAAGCACAATTTGTGCAAAAAGGGATATTATCCATTGGTGACAAACTACCTGATTTTTCAAAAAAAGCAGTAATAACCACCGAAAACGGAATGGAAATTACGGATATAAACCAAAGTCACGCATCACAGCAGGGAAAATGGACAGTACTGTTTTGGTGGCCAAAGGATTTTACGTTTGTCTGTCCCACTGAAATCATCGAGTTCGACAACAGTAACGCAGCATTTGCAGAAAGAAATGCAGTAGTAATCGGTGCTTCTACCGACAGCGAATTTGTCCATTTGGGATGGAGACAAAACCATCCTGACTTAGCAAATCTTACCATTCCAATGCTTGCCGATACTTCCAAATCTCTAGCCGAAGATATGGGCATTTTGGATTGCAACGAAAAAGTTGCTTACCGTGCTACTTTTATTATAGATCCAAAGGGAATCATTCAATGGGTTAGCGTATATCCAATGAGTGTAGGAAGAAATGTAGACGAAGTACTGCGTGTACTGGATGCACTACAAACAGATGAATTAACAGGTTGCGGTTGGACACCGGGACAAAAAACGGTAACAGCAAAATTGAAGGAGGGAAATGCAAAATAA
- a CDS encoding leucyl aminopeptidase family protein has product MQNNYLNINFITYSKKEDIHEEADNIILIVTKEQTDRFEFQKSLAQRIDRAFSQNNTEIITALGDKQNFIAVAPDREKEALRLAGASVNASLSNQQAQTARLRGLDELTKDERYAFLEGMLLSSYDFDKYKTKKKSQPITVYIRSRSFPEHKIAELNQLAEAISLTKTLVNEPVNYMDALRFSEVATQVGKQFGFETEVLHKEQIEELKMGGLLAVNKGSETPPTFNIFHYKPENAVNKKPLVLVGKGVMFDTGGYSLKISGNMLTMKCDMAGGAAVLGTVAAIAGNKLPYHVIGLVPATDNKISANALVVDDVITMMDGTTIEVQNTDAEGRLVLADALTYAKRFEPELVIDMATLTGASAAITGSFGIAVLGNAQEQIDELKEAGEQVYERLLQLPLWKEYKELLKSSVADMSNLGGPIGGVSTSSIFLEHFTDYPWIHLDIAGAAFVKEAKGYRQSGATAVPVRLLYEFVNKLISKRQE; this is encoded by the coding sequence ATGCAAAATAATTACTTAAATATAAATTTCATAACCTACTCAAAAAAAGAAGATATTCATGAGGAGGCTGACAATATTATACTCATTGTAACCAAAGAGCAGACAGACCGATTTGAATTTCAAAAGTCATTGGCACAGCGTATTGACAGGGCTTTTTCTCAAAACAATACAGAGATTATTACCGCATTGGGCGATAAGCAAAACTTTATCGCCGTAGCACCCGATAGGGAGAAAGAAGCATTACGCCTGGCGGGAGCCTCTGTGAATGCTTCCCTCAGTAATCAACAAGCTCAGACAGCGAGACTTCGAGGATTGGATGAGCTTACAAAGGACGAACGATATGCTTTCCTAGAAGGAATGCTTTTGAGCAGTTACGATTTTGATAAATACAAAACAAAGAAAAAGTCACAGCCAATAACGGTTTATATCCGCAGTCGTTCATTTCCCGAACATAAAATTGCAGAGCTAAATCAGCTTGCAGAAGCCATTTCACTGACCAAAACCCTCGTGAACGAACCTGTCAATTATATGGATGCTCTTCGGTTTTCCGAGGTAGCCACTCAGGTAGGTAAACAGTTCGGTTTTGAAACAGAAGTCCTGCACAAAGAACAGATAGAAGAATTAAAAATGGGCGGTTTATTGGCTGTGAACAAAGGTTCGGAAACACCACCTACGTTCAACATCTTCCATTACAAGCCCGAAAATGCTGTAAATAAAAAACCGTTGGTACTAGTAGGCAAAGGCGTGATGTTCGATACGGGAGGCTACTCGCTGAAGATAAGCGGTAATATGCTCACGATGAAATGTGATATGGCAGGCGGAGCAGCCGTTTTAGGAACAGTTGCTGCTATTGCTGGAAACAAACTGCCTTATCACGTCATTGGTTTAGTTCCTGCCACGGACAACAAAATTTCAGCTAATGCTTTAGTAGTAGATGATGTGATTACAATGATGGACGGAACTACTATAGAAGTACAAAATACCGATGCAGAAGGACGTTTGGTATTAGCTGATGCTCTTACCTATGCCAAAAGATTTGAGCCCGAGTTAGTCATTGATATGGCGACTTTAACAGGCGCCTCGGCTGCCATTACAGGTTCGTTCGGAATAGCCGTTCTAGGAAATGCACAAGAACAGATTGATGAACTAAAGGAAGCTGGCGAGCAGGTTTATGAAAGACTATTGCAACTGCCACTTTGGAAAGAATACAAGGAATTACTGAAATCATCGGTTGCGGATATGAGCAATTTAGGTGGTCCGATTGGTGGCGTAAGCACCTCTTCCATTTTTCTAGAGCACTTTACGGATTATCCGTGGATACACCTCGATATTGCCGGAGCAGCATTTGTCAAAGAAGCAAAAGGTTACAGACAAAGTGGCGCCACGGCCGTGCCTGTCCGTCTGTTGTATGAATTTGTCAATAAGTTGATTAGTAAAAGACAAGAATAA
- a CDS encoding transposase, giving the protein MKKSHFTEQQIFKILESQNQGKTVEQICREHGISNGTFFTDGKVNIRAWKLRKLSGSKSLNRRNSKLRRSLYRRYARQCSTQHC; this is encoded by the coding sequence ATGAAGAAGAGCCATTTTACAGAACAACAGATTTTCAAGATTTTAGAATCGCAGAATCAGGGCAAAACTGTGGAACAGATTTGTCGCGAACACGGCATTTCCAACGGAACTTTTTTTACAGATGGTAAAGTTAATATTCGGGCATGGAAGCTTCGGAAATTAAGCGGATCAAAGAGCTTGAACAGGAGAAACTCTAAACTCAGACGGTCTCTATACAGACGCTATGCTAGACAATGCAGCACTCAGCACTGTTGA
- a CDS encoding S46 family peptidase, producing the protein MKKFLFTTLMALLVFPFTKVKADEGMWFLMHIERLNGRDMQKMGLQLTPEEIYSVNNNSLKDAIVQFGGGCTAEIISNQGLVLTNHHCGYGNIAQLSTPEHDYLTNGFWAKNKSEELKPDNLKVRFFVRMDDVTKRILSKVNDKMSEIDRQKIINQEIAKIEQENNEGGKYIVSVRSFFQGNEYYYFVYQDYEDVRLVGTPPNAIGKYGGDTDNWEWPRHTGDFAIFRVYTDANGNPAPYSKENIPMKPKHHLPISLKGFEKGDFAMILGYPGRTNRWMPAQGVAQNINFAYPAWVEASKVGMDQMKKHMDQNQEVKINYASKYAGVANYWKNRQGMIEALKLHGTVETKTKTEKKFNKWANKKHNQAKYGEVIKNLNTYYAATNLQAMHDNYLMGMLRSSAFAMAPYRIGNALANYAEANEAKRKEMRPQIQALLDATYDKMYLPLEKDVLVAQLNLYATKAKQAGIAPYVSTLAANNNNNFTQWVNDAFGKSFFADKKQVENFLNSPDVALLQNDELFKLSSSLIEKYNQQTDQQKALNDAYEKNFRLLVEGLRESKIAHILYPDANSTLRLTYGSIQPLPRSTNPNRQPDAPANYYTTMDGLVAKHKVGDEEFENPQRLLDLAKEKDFGRYADKAGYMPINFLSNNDITGGNSGSPVLNGNGELIGIAFDGNIEAMAGDVIFDPKLQRTISVDIRYVLWVVDKYAGATNIIDELTIVE; encoded by the coding sequence ATGAAAAAATTTTTATTTACCACCCTCATGGCACTTTTGGTTTTTCCGTTTACCAAAGTAAAAGCCGATGAAGGTATGTGGTTTTTGATGCATATCGAGCGTCTGAATGGTCGTGATATGCAAAAAATGGGGTTGCAATTAACGCCCGAAGAAATTTACAGTGTCAATAACAATAGCTTGAAAGATGCGATTGTTCAGTTTGGCGGTGGATGTACGGCAGAAATTATTTCTAACCAAGGTTTGGTTCTCACCAATCACCATTGTGGTTATGGAAATATTGCACAATTATCTACTCCAGAGCATGATTATTTGACCAACGGATTTTGGGCAAAAAACAAAAGCGAAGAGCTGAAACCAGACAACCTAAAAGTACGTTTCTTTGTTCGTATGGATGATGTAACGAAAAGAATACTGAGCAAAGTAAATGATAAAATGTCGGAAATCGATCGTCAGAAAATCATCAATCAAGAGATTGCAAAAATCGAACAAGAGAATAACGAAGGAGGAAAATACATTGTTTCTGTTCGTTCATTTTTCCAAGGAAATGAATATTACTACTTTGTGTATCAAGACTACGAAGATGTTCGTTTAGTGGGAACGCCTCCCAATGCGATTGGTAAATACGGTGGAGATACCGATAACTGGGAATGGCCACGCCACACAGGAGATTTCGCTATTTTCCGTGTATATACAGATGCCAATGGAAATCCTGCACCCTACTCGAAAGAAAATATACCAATGAAACCAAAACACCACTTGCCTATTTCATTAAAAGGATTCGAGAAGGGAGATTTTGCTATGATTTTAGGATATCCAGGTCGTACCAATCGTTGGATGCCCGCACAAGGTGTAGCGCAGAACATCAACTTTGCTTATCCTGCTTGGGTAGAAGCTTCTAAAGTTGGAATGGATCAGATGAAAAAACACATGGATCAGAACCAAGAAGTAAAAATCAACTATGCTTCTAAATATGCCGGAGTTGCCAATTACTGGAAAAACCGTCAAGGAATGATCGAAGCTTTGAAATTACACGGAACGGTAGAAACAAAAACCAAAACAGAAAAGAAATTCAATAAATGGGCAAATAAAAAACACAACCAAGCAAAATACGGTGAGGTTATTAAAAACCTAAATACCTATTATGCAGCCACCAATTTGCAAGCGATGCACGATAACTACTTGATGGGAATGTTGAGAAGTAGTGCTTTTGCCATGGCACCTTATAGAATCGGGAATGCATTGGCAAACTATGCAGAAGCCAATGAAGCTAAAAGAAAGGAGATGCGCCCACAAATCCAGGCGTTATTAGATGCAACTTACGATAAGATGTACTTACCGCTTGAGAAAGACGTATTAGTAGCTCAGCTTAATTTATATGCTACCAAAGCAAAACAAGCTGGGATAGCGCCGTACGTAAGCACTTTGGCTGCAAACAATAACAACAACTTTACGCAATGGGTAAACGATGCTTTTGGCAAAAGTTTTTTTGCCGATAAAAAACAAGTCGAAAATTTTCTGAATAGTCCAGATGTTGCTTTATTGCAAAACGATGAGTTATTCAAACTTTCTTCTTCTTTGATAGAAAAGTACAATCAACAAACAGATCAACAAAAAGCATTGAACGATGCTTACGAAAAGAATTTCCGTCTGTTAGTAGAAGGTTTACGCGAATCGAAAATTGCACATATTCTTTATCCAGATGCCAATAGCACTTTGCGTCTAACCTATGGTTCTATTCAACCATTACCTAGAAGTACCAATCCAAATCGTCAGCCAGATGCACCGGCTAACTATTACACAACCATGGATGGATTGGTTGCCAAACATAAAGTTGGTGATGAGGAATTCGAAAATCCACAACGCTTATTAGATCTTGCAAAAGAAAAAGATTTTGGTCGTTACGCTGACAAAGCTGGCTATATGCCGATAAACTTCTTATCGAATAACGATATTACCGGAGGAAATTCTGGTTCACCGGTCTTGAATGGGAATGGAGAATTGATCGGAATTGCATTCGATGGAAACATCGAAGCAATGGCGGGCGATGTTATCTTCGATCCGAAATTACAACGTACAATCTCGGTAGATATCCGTTATGTTCTATGGGTTGTTGACAAATATGCTGGTGCTACCAACATTATAGATGAATTGACTATCGTAGAATAA
- a CDS encoding ribonucleoside-diphosphate reductase small subunit yields MNEPILQNNKNRFVIFPIQHDDIWQFYKKAEASFWTAEEVDLSSDMNDWQNKLNKDERYFISHVLAFFAASDGIVNENLAVNFVQEVQYPEARFFYGFQIMIENIHSEMYSLLIDTYIKDPKEKDHLLRAIETIPCVGKKADWALEWIESDNFAERLIAFAAVEGIFFSGSFCSIFWLKKRGLMPGLTFSNELISRDEGLHCDFACLLYVNHLKNKLPEETVQKIIADAVEVEKEFVTEALPVRLIGMNAELMCQYIEFVADRLLDALGCKKVWNATNPFDFMELISLQGKTNFFERRVGEYQKSGVAQGEKQNYSFSLDEDF; encoded by the coding sequence ATGAATGAACCGATTTTACAAAATAACAAAAACCGTTTTGTCATCTTCCCCATTCAACACGATGACATCTGGCAGTTTTACAAAAAAGCAGAAGCCAGTTTTTGGACTGCCGAAGAAGTAGATCTGTCATCGGATATGAACGACTGGCAAAATAAATTGAATAAGGATGAGCGCTATTTTATATCGCACGTACTAGCATTTTTTGCGGCAAGCGATGGCATAGTCAATGAAAATCTTGCAGTAAATTTTGTGCAGGAAGTACAATACCCCGAAGCCCGATTTTTTTATGGTTTTCAGATTATGATTGAGAATATCCATTCGGAAATGTATTCCTTATTGATTGATACATACATAAAAGATCCTAAAGAAAAAGATCACCTGTTACGGGCTATCGAAACCATCCCCTGTGTAGGCAAAAAAGCCGATTGGGCATTAGAATGGATTGAAAGTGACAATTTCGCCGAAAGGCTGATTGCGTTTGCTGCTGTGGAAGGAATTTTCTTTTCGGGAAGTTTCTGCTCTATCTTCTGGCTGAAGAAAAGAGGGTTGATGCCCGGTCTGACATTTTCAAACGAACTCATCAGCCGTGACGAGGGTCTGCATTGTGATTTTGCGTGCTTACTATATGTCAATCATTTAAAAAATAAGTTGCCCGAAGAAACCGTACAGAAAATAATTGCTGATGCGGTTGAGGTTGAAAAAGAATTTGTAACTGAAGCGCTACCCGTCAGGCTTATCGGGATGAATGCCGAGTTGATGTGCCAGTATATCGAGTTTGTAGCGGACAGATTGCTTGATGCATTAGGCTGTAAAAAGGTCTGGAACGCCACAAATCCATTCGACTTTATGGAATTAATTTCACTACAAGGCAAAACCAACTTTTTTGAACGTCGCGTAGGCGAATACCAAAAGTCGGGTGTAGCACAGGGCGAAAAGCAAAATTACAGCTTTTCACTGGATGAAGATTTTTGA
- a CDS encoding CPBP family intramembrane glutamic endopeptidase: protein MFHQPKSRKELSWFIMVAISAGFCEEVLYRMFVYEFTIQYIGVIGSLLFTNVIFAITHFDMGMKNLVGAFILGIVKYSPFPVLQLG from the coding sequence ATATTCCATCAGCCAAAATCGAGAAAGGAACTATCTTGGTTTATTATGGTAGCCATCAGTGCCGGGTTTTGTGAGGAAGTTCTTTATAGGATGTTTGTGTACGAGTTTACAATACAATATATCGGTGTAATCGGTAGTCTCTTATTTACTAACGTCATTTTCGCTATTACCCATTTTGATATGGGAATGAAAAACTTAGTAGGGGCTTTTATTCTGGGTATTGTAAAGTACTCCCCATTTCCTGTACTACAATTAGGCTGA